One part of the Quercus lobata isolate SW786 chromosome 7, ValleyOak3.0 Primary Assembly, whole genome shotgun sequence genome encodes these proteins:
- the LOC115951846 gene encoding protein FAR1-RELATED SEQUENCE 5-like — MIGLKKVDDTWIECKFVESHNHKLLTPKSISLLRGHRVITSAQKNLIDTLKESGIAPSKIMSVLSKESGGDYNVGCNCFWADARSRMAYQYFGDVVTFDTTYQTKRYKMSFVPFTGVNHHHQSVMFGRALLVNETTKSYTWLLKTWLNAMPGNPPSTIITNDDNTIAKAIADVLPNATHRLCMWHLLQKVLE; from the exons ATGATAGGTTTAAAGAAAGTTGATGATACATGGATTGAATGTAAGTTTGTGGAGAGTCATAATCATAAGCTTCTTACCCCTAAGAGTATAAGTTTGCTTCGTGGGCATAGAGTGATAACAAGTGCCCAAAAGAATCTTATAGATACACTCAAAGAGTCAGGTATAGCCCCAAGCAAGATAATGTCTGTGTTAAGTAAAGAATCTGGTGGTGATTATAATGTTGGAT GTAATTGCTTTTGGGCAGATGCTAGGTCAAGAATGGCATACCAATATTTTGGAGATGTCGTTACCTTTGACACTACATACCAAACAAAACGTTATAAGATGTCTTTTGTTCCTTTCACTGGAGTTAACCACCATCATCAATCTGTGATGTTTGGACGTGCTTTACTTGTcaatgaaacaacaaaatcttatacATGGTTATTGAAGACTTGGCTTAATGCAATGCCTGGAAATCCTCCTTCTACAATTATAACAAATGATGACAATACTATAGCTAAGGCAATTGCAGATGTATTGCCAAATGCAACTCATAGATTGTGTATGTGGCATCTTTTACAGAAAGTTCTAGAATAG
- the LOC115951848 gene encoding glycine-rich cell wall structural protein-like, with protein MVGLVIEPSKSINVEVENQGNEPHWHHQNDSVFSNSKVTPANCVPDNSVISSNLIEVVVMDEDIVILNRDLMGKQGSKDNNHKREVGEMEDAMKSLDNKTLGFEKKNGHHYYIGWDEIYEGGVLNFGDGSGGGHGNGADTADGNGDGDGADTADGSGGGDGADTAGGIGGGCGGGGGGGGGCGGGSGGGGGV; from the exons ATGGTGGGACTAGTTATTGAACCATCAAAATCCATAAATGTGGAGGTCGAGAATCAAGGGAATGAACCACATTGGCACCATCAAAATGATTCggttttttcaaattcaaaagtgACTCCAGCTAACTGTGTGCCAGATAATAGCGTGATTTCCTCTAATTTGATTGAGGTGGTAGTCATGGATGAGGATATTGTTATCCTCAATCGTGACTTAATGGGGAAACAAG GCAGCAAAGACAATAACCATAAAAGAGAAGTTGGAGAGATGGAAGATGCAATGAAATCTTTAGACAACAAAACCCTtggatttgaaaagaaaaatggacaTCATTACTACATTGGATGGGATGAAATCTATGAAG GAGGAGTTCTAAATTTTGGTGATGGCAGCGGTGGTGGCCATGGAAATGGCGCAGACACTGCAGATGGCAACGGTGATGGAGATGGCGCAGACACTGCAGATGGCAGCGGTGGTGGAGATGGCGCAGACACTGCAGGTGGCATCGGCGGAGGATGTGGTGGTGGCGGAGGCGGCGGTGGAGgatgtggtggtggtagtggtggtggaggaggtgTTTAG